One window from the genome of Pararhizobium gei encodes:
- a CDS encoding sn-glycerol-3-phosphate import ATP-binding protein UgpC produces MAGIEIANVSKIYAGGVKAVDTVSINVADGEFIVLVGPSGCGKSTLLRMVAGLETISEGTVSIGGQVVNTKEPADRDIAMVFQNYALYPHMTVYNNLAYGLKNRGTPKAEIDARVAEAARMLEIETFLDRKPRALSGGQRQRVAMGRAIVRKPAAFLFDEPLSNLDAKLRVSMRGEIKQLQKRLGTTSLYVTHDQLEAMTLADRLVVLNGGKIEQIGRPLEVYHTPASTFVASFIGSPAMNLLKATREGTQLHIGSQMVALGRVPGCPGPVTVGLRAEDLKIAGADGPSVILKVDYVEELGAQRLVHGKVDGKKLTAALSPAIEIGETLRLGFSLDSLHFFDPDTGKRLSQPFASAPDQHTTAASQRALLETVAS; encoded by the coding sequence ATGGCCGGCATCGAAATCGCCAATGTTTCCAAGATCTATGCAGGCGGCGTCAAAGCGGTCGACACGGTGTCCATCAACGTCGCCGATGGCGAGTTCATCGTGCTCGTCGGCCCATCCGGCTGCGGCAAGTCCACGCTGCTGCGCATGGTCGCCGGCCTGGAAACGATCAGCGAAGGCACCGTCTCGATCGGAGGACAGGTGGTCAACACCAAGGAGCCTGCCGACCGCGACATCGCCATGGTCTTCCAGAATTATGCGCTCTATCCGCATATGACCGTCTATAATAATCTGGCCTACGGTTTGAAAAATCGCGGCACGCCGAAAGCCGAAATCGACGCCCGCGTGGCGGAAGCCGCCCGTATGCTGGAGATCGAGACTTTTCTCGACCGCAAGCCCCGCGCCCTGTCCGGGGGCCAGCGCCAGCGTGTTGCCATGGGCCGCGCGATCGTGCGCAAGCCGGCCGCCTTCCTGTTCGACGAGCCGCTGTCCAACCTCGACGCCAAGCTGCGCGTGTCCATGCGCGGCGAAATCAAACAGTTGCAGAAGCGCCTCGGCACGACCTCGCTCTATGTCACCCACGACCAGCTCGAAGCCATGACGCTCGCTGATCGGCTGGTTGTCCTGAACGGCGGAAAGATTGAACAGATCGGCCGCCCGCTGGAAGTCTACCACACACCCGCCTCCACCTTCGTTGCCTCCTTCATCGGCTCGCCTGCGATGAACCTTCTGAAGGCGACGCGCGAGGGCACGCAACTTCACATCGGCAGTCAGATGGTCGCGCTCGGCCGGGTTCCCGGCTGCCCGGGACCTGTGACGGTCGGCCTTCGCGCCGAGGATCTGAAGATCGCTGGTGCCGACGGTCCATCGGTAATCCTGAAGGTGGACTATGTCGAGGAACTCGGTGCGCAACGTCTTGTTCACGGCAAAGTGGATGGCAAGAAACTAACGGCTGCGCTGTCGCCGGCGATCGAGATCGGCGAAACCCTTCGCCTTGGCTTTTCGCTCGACAGCCTGCACTTTTTCGACCCGGATACGGGCAAGCGCCTGAGCCAGCCTTTCGCGTCCGCACCGGACCAACACACGACCGCCGCCTCGCAACGCGCGCTCCTGGAGACGGTCGCTTCGTAA
- the ugpE gene encoding sn-glycerol-3-phosphate ABC transporter permease UgpE, producing the protein MVENRPFLTFLTHAFLISGFLIVAFPVYVAIVASTHDAQTLMSSAVPLLPGSHFLENYTAIFTNVSAANGLPSFPLMAMNSLIMALVITFGKIAISILSAFAIVYFRFPLRLLAFWIIFITLMLPVEVRIMPTYKIVADLGMLNSWAGLTIPLIASATATFLFRQFFMTVPEEMLEASRVDGAGPMKFFRDILLPLSQTNIAALFVILFIYGWIQYLWPVLVTTDLGYYTLMMGMKRMVAVQDGEIQWNLVMAGAVLAMLPPVAIVMLMQRLFIRGLTETEK; encoded by the coding sequence ATGGTCGAAAACCGTCCCTTCCTGACCTTTCTCACCCACGCCTTCCTGATATCAGGCTTTCTGATCGTGGCGTTTCCGGTCTATGTCGCGATCGTGGCGTCAACCCATGACGCCCAGACGCTGATGAGCAGCGCCGTGCCGCTTTTGCCGGGCAGCCATTTTCTGGAAAATTACACGGCCATCTTCACCAATGTCTCGGCTGCAAACGGACTGCCATCCTTCCCGCTGATGGCGATGAACTCGCTGATCATGGCGCTCGTCATCACCTTTGGAAAGATCGCGATCTCTATCCTGTCCGCCTTCGCGATCGTCTATTTCCGCTTTCCCCTCCGGCTCCTGGCGTTCTGGATCATCTTCATCACGCTGATGCTGCCGGTCGAGGTGCGCATCATGCCGACCTACAAGATCGTCGCCGATCTCGGCATGCTGAACTCCTGGGCCGGTCTCACCATTCCGCTGATCGCATCGGCAACGGCAACCTTCCTCTTTCGCCAGTTCTTCATGACCGTGCCGGAAGAAATGCTCGAAGCGTCGCGTGTCGATGGCGCCGGGCCGATGAAGTTCTTCCGCGATATCCTCCTGCCGCTCAGCCAGACCAACATCGCGGCGCTGTTCGTCATCCTCTTCATCTATGGCTGGATCCAGTATCTCTGGCCGGTGCTCGTCACCACGGACCTCGGCTACTACACGCTGATGATGGGCATGAAGCGGATGGTGGCCGTGCAGGACGGCGAAATCCAGTGGAACCTCGTGATGGCCGGTGCGGTGCTCGCCATGCTGCCCCCGGTCGCGATTGTCATGCTGATGCAGCGGCTGTTCATCCGCGGCCTCACCGAAACGGAGAAATGA
- the ugpA gene encoding sn-glycerol-3-phosphate ABC transporter permease UgpA, which yields METKRSTFNNRLLPYLLLAPQLIITLVFFIWPAGQAIKSSFEREDPFGMSTVFVGLTHYKRLFLDPNYLQSLMTTAVFAVSVTVISMGLGLLFAVAVDRLARSAKVYTTLLVWPYAVAPVIAGILWFFLFNNTTGILPYYLASLGIRWDHTLNPTHAMILLIIAAAWKQISYNFLFFLAGLQSVPQSLMEAAAIDGSGPIKRFFTISLPLLSPTTFFLFIINVNYTMFDTFSIVDATTQGGPAQSTNILVYKVYQDGYLGLNLGSSAAQSVVLMLIVVVLTVIQFRFVERRVQY from the coding sequence ATGGAAACCAAGCGTTCCACCTTCAACAACCGGCTTTTACCCTATCTGCTGCTCGCGCCGCAGCTGATCATCACGCTGGTGTTCTTCATCTGGCCGGCCGGGCAGGCCATCAAATCCTCGTTCGAGCGCGAAGACCCCTTCGGCATGTCAACGGTCTTCGTTGGCCTGACCCATTACAAACGGCTGTTTCTCGACCCGAACTATCTGCAATCGCTGATGACCACGGCCGTCTTCGCCGTTTCCGTCACGGTGATCTCCATGGGGCTTGGCCTGCTCTTTGCTGTGGCCGTCGATCGACTTGCCCGCTCGGCCAAGGTCTATACGACGCTGCTCGTCTGGCCTTACGCCGTCGCCCCCGTCATTGCCGGCATCCTGTGGTTCTTCCTGTTCAACAACACGACGGGGATCCTGCCCTATTACCTGGCATCGCTCGGCATTCGCTGGGATCACACTCTCAATCCCACCCATGCAATGATCCTTCTGATCATCGCTGCCGCCTGGAAGCAGATTTCCTACAATTTCCTGTTCTTTCTCGCCGGACTGCAATCCGTGCCGCAATCGCTAATGGAGGCCGCCGCCATCGATGGCTCTGGTCCGATCAAGCGGTTCTTCACGATCTCCCTGCCGCTGCTGTCGCCGACGACGTTTTTCCTGTTCATCATCAATGTGAACTACACCATGTTCGACACGTTCAGCATCGTCGACGCGACCACGCAGGGCGGACCGGCGCAGTCCACCAATATTCTGGTCTACAAGGTCTACCAGGACGGCTATCTCGGTCTCAATCTCGGCTCTTCGGCAGCCCAGTCCGTCGTGCTGATGCTGATCGTCGTGGTCCTCACAGTCATCCAGTTCCGCTTCGTGGAACGCCGCGTGCAGTACTGA
- the ugpB gene encoding sn-glycerol-3-phosphate ABC transporter substrate-binding protein UgpB — MIQKLILAAAALALSATTSLAATEITWWHAMGGELGQKLEEVAKTFNASQSDYVVTPVYKGTYPETLTAAIAAFRANQQPAIVQVFEVGTGTMMAAKGAVYPVYKLMADQGEPFDTKSFLTPVTGYYSDTDGNILSFPFNSSTPIMYYNKDVFKKAGLDPEVAPKTWAEVEEFSKKIVSSGAAKCGFTSAWITWVQTENLSAIHDKPFGSLDNGFGGFDTEFEFNGPLQVKHWANLKTWSDEGLFQYGGPVGGDDAATKFYAQECAITMNSSAGRAGVIKNAKDFTPGFAQLPYYKDEIQEPKNSIIGGATLWVLNGKDDATYKGVAKFFSYLSKPEVQADWHQYTGYLPITNAAYELGQSQGYYEKNPGSDIAIKQITRGTPSANSKGVRFGNFTQVRKVVDEEFQALLSGTKDAQQALDSAVTRGNDLLREFQAAN; from the coding sequence ATGATCCAGAAGCTCATTCTTGCCGCCGCCGCGCTGGCGCTTTCCGCAACCACCTCGCTCGCTGCCACCGAAATCACCTGGTGGCATGCCATGGGCGGCGAACTCGGACAGAAGCTCGAGGAGGTCGCCAAAACCTTCAACGCCAGCCAGAGCGATTATGTCGTCACGCCGGTCTACAAGGGCACCTATCCGGAAACCCTGACAGCCGCAATCGCCGCCTTCCGCGCCAACCAGCAGCCGGCCATCGTCCAGGTCTTCGAAGTCGGCACCGGCACCATGATGGCCGCCAAGGGCGCCGTCTATCCCGTTTACAAGCTGATGGCCGATCAGGGCGAGCCCTTCGACACGAAATCCTTCCTGACGCCGGTGACCGGCTACTATTCCGATACGGACGGCAACATCCTGTCGTTCCCGTTCAACTCCTCCACGCCGATCATGTACTACAACAAGGACGTCTTCAAGAAAGCCGGTCTCGACCCGGAAGTCGCGCCGAAGACATGGGCCGAAGTTGAAGAATTCTCGAAAAAGATTGTCTCTTCCGGCGCTGCAAAATGCGGTTTCACGTCGGCCTGGATCACCTGGGTTCAAACCGAGAACCTGTCGGCCATCCATGACAAGCCCTTCGGTTCGCTCGACAACGGCTTTGGCGGCTTCGATACGGAATTTGAATTCAACGGCCCGCTGCAGGTCAAGCATTGGGCAAACCTGAAGACGTGGTCGGACGAGGGCCTGTTCCAGTATGGCGGTCCGGTTGGTGGCGATGATGCCGCGACCAAGTTCTATGCCCAGGAATGCGCGATCACGATGAATTCGTCGGCTGGCCGCGCCGGTGTGATCAAGAACGCCAAGGACTTCACCCCGGGTTTCGCCCAGCTTCCCTATTATAAAGACGAAATCCAGGAGCCGAAGAACTCGATCATCGGCGGCGCCACACTGTGGGTGCTGAATGGCAAGGACGATGCGACCTACAAGGGCGTCGCGAAGTTCTTCAGCTATCTGTCGAAGCCGGAGGTCCAGGCCGACTGGCACCAGTATACCGGCTACCTGCCGATCACCAATGCCGCTTACGAACTGGGCCAGAGCCAGGGCTACTACGAAAAGAACCCGGGCTCGGACATCGCGATCAAGCAGATCACCCGCGGCACGCCGTCGGCCAATTCCAAGGGCGTGCGCTTCGGCAACTTCACCCAGGTCCGCAAGGTCGTGGACGAAGAGTTCCAGGCGCTGCTGTCCGGCACGAAGGACGCCCAGCAGGCACTCGATTCCGCCGTCACACGCGGCAACGACCTGCTGCGCGAGTTCCAGGCCGCCAACTGA
- a CDS encoding YraN family protein, giving the protein MKREAPDRKRLKALRRGALAEYRAAAALLLMGYRIVGFRYRTKLGEIDIIARKGDLIACVEVKARATLDQSVFAVSDLTQQRIRAASDLWLARQPDFARLSVRYDIIAVLPWRWPRHLKDAF; this is encoded by the coding sequence ATGAAGCGTGAGGCGCCTGACAGGAAGCGGCTGAAGGCACTGCGGCGCGGCGCGTTGGCCGAATATCGGGCGGCAGCGGCCCTGCTTCTCATGGGCTACCGCATCGTCGGCTTCCGCTACCGCACCAAGCTCGGCGAGATCGACATCATCGCCCGCAAGGGAGACCTGATCGCCTGTGTCGAGGTCAAGGCCCGCGCCACGCTGGACCAGTCGGTCTTTGCCGTTTCGGACCTTACCCAACAACGCATTCGCGCTGCAAGCGATCTCTGGCTGGCGCGTCAGCCGGATTTCGCGCGCCTTTCGGTTCGCTACGATATTATCGCCGTGCTGCCCTGGCGTTGGCCCCGGCACCTGAAGGATGCATTCTGA
- the rsmI gene encoding 16S rRNA (cytidine(1402)-2'-O)-methyltransferase, with protein MENQASGEAQTGERQKTYRLHNATIPARPLEPALYLVATPIGNLSDITLRALETLAGADVLACEDTRVTRVLLDRYGIVNRPYAYHEHNANEAGPKLLAALDAGKSVALVSDAGTPLVSDPGYRLGQIAIAAGHRVVPIPGASAPLAALVGSGLSNDAFFFAGFLPSKDKARRDRLRELSLVPATLIFFESPHRIAATITAAADELGPDRRASVCRELTKTFEEFRRGTLRELKAFYDEGATVKGEIVLVIAPPDAPAAPDPIDVDAILVKLVKDMPTGKAATEAAKQTGLNRKDLYDRLLELKGRDEA; from the coding sequence GTGGAAAACCAAGCATCGGGCGAGGCACAGACGGGCGAGCGGCAGAAAACCTATCGCCTGCACAACGCCACCATTCCTGCCCGCCCGCTGGAGCCGGCGCTCTATCTGGTGGCCACCCCGATCGGCAATCTGTCCGATATCACCCTGCGCGCGCTGGAGACCTTGGCCGGTGCCGATGTGCTGGCCTGCGAGGATACGCGCGTGACCCGCGTGCTGCTCGATCGCTACGGCATCGTCAACCGGCCCTATGCCTATCACGAACACAATGCCAACGAAGCCGGGCCGAAGCTGTTGGCGGCGCTCGATGCCGGCAAGTCGGTGGCGCTGGTGTCGGATGCCGGCACGCCGCTGGTCTCGGATCCCGGCTACCGGCTCGGGCAGATCGCGATTGCGGCTGGCCACCGGGTCGTGCCGATCCCCGGGGCATCCGCGCCACTGGCAGCGCTGGTCGGTTCCGGCCTGTCGAACGATGCCTTCTTCTTTGCCGGCTTCCTGCCGTCCAAGGACAAGGCGCGACGCGACCGGCTGCGCGAGCTGTCTCTCGTGCCGGCAACGCTGATCTTCTTTGAATCGCCGCACAGGATTGCGGCGACGATTACGGCTGCGGCCGACGAACTCGGCCCGGACCGCCGTGCTTCGGTCTGCCGGGAACTGACCAAGACCTTCGAGGAGTTTCGTCGCGGCACGCTTAGAGAATTGAAAGCCTTCTACGACGAGGGCGCGACGGTAAAAGGCGAGATCGTGCTGGTGATTGCGCCGCCGGACGCGCCGGCAGCCCCCGATCCGATCGATGTCGATGCTATTCTGGTGAAGCTCGTCAAGGATATGCCAACCGGCAAGGCCGCAACCGAAGCGGCGAAACAGACTGGCCTCAACCGCAAGGACCTTTACGACCGCCTTCTGGAGTTGAAGGGACGCGATGAAGCGTGA
- a CDS encoding CatB-related O-acetyltransferase produces the protein MSLLNVNATHPITLPDGTLYHDTVYLKNVISHPRMEIGEYSYFTHSGKPENTAEILAPYLGHSVRELLVIGKFVQIARGSYFITSSANHPMTGFSTYPFRIFRPETFGYRDLPVKDTIVGHDVWIGHNAAIMPGVQIGVGAIVAAGSVVARDVPAYAVVGGNPATVIRMRYPAEIISELLDIAWWDWPVEKIEANLIFLETGDLAALKRV, from the coding sequence ATGTCTCTTCTCAATGTGAATGCAACGCACCCAATCACTCTGCCGGACGGCACACTCTATCACGACACCGTCTACCTGAAGAACGTCATCAGTCATCCGCGCATGGAGATTGGCGAATACAGCTATTTCACCCATTCCGGTAAGCCGGAGAACACTGCTGAAATACTTGCCCCCTACCTGGGTCACAGTGTCCGCGAACTGCTGGTCATCGGCAAGTTTGTGCAGATCGCTCGGGGAAGTTATTTCATAACTAGTTCTGCCAACCATCCAATGACGGGCTTTTCAACCTACCCTTTCCGCATCTTCAGACCCGAGACTTTTGGCTACAGAGACCTACCCGTGAAAGATACAATTGTCGGGCACGATGTGTGGATTGGCCATAATGCAGCCATCATGCCGGGTGTTCAAATCGGTGTAGGCGCAATCGTTGCCGCAGGATCGGTCGTTGCCCGTGACGTTCCAGCTTACGCCGTCGTTGGAGGAAACCCGGCCACGGTCATCCGAATGCGCTACCCCGCGGAGATAATCAGCGAGCTTCTCGATATTGCTTGGTGGGATTGGCCCGTTGAAAAAATCGAGGCGAACTTGATTTTCCTTGAGACGGGTGACCTTGCTGCCCTTAAACGGGTTTGA
- the dnaN gene encoding DNA polymerase III subunit beta has translation MRITLERSNLLKSLNHVHRVVERRNTIPILSNVLLRSDGASLEMKATDLDLEITEATPAQVEVAGATTVPAHLLYDIVRKLPDGSEVALATNAEGTAMTVQSGRSKFSLQCLPQSDFPDLTAGVFTHTFRMKATDLKMLIDRTQFAISTEETRYYLNGIYIHTIESKGQLKLRAVATDGHRLARADLEAPSGSEGMPGIIIPRKTVSELQKLVDNPDVVVTVEVSDAKIRLTIGSIIMTSKLIDGTFPDYQRVIPANNDRELKIDCQSFAQAVDRVSTISSERGRAVKLALSDGQLTLTVNNPDSGSATEELAVGYDSDPLEIGFNAKYLLDITAQLSGSEAVFMLADAGSPTLVRDMAGDDALYVLMPMRV, from the coding sequence ATGCGCATTACTCTCGAGCGGTCCAATCTTCTGAAGTCGCTGAACCACGTCCATCGCGTGGTCGAGCGGCGCAACACCATTCCGATCCTCTCGAACGTGCTTCTGCGCTCCGACGGTGCAAGCCTCGAAATGAAGGCGACCGATCTCGATCTCGAAATCACCGAGGCGACGCCGGCCCAGGTTGAGGTTGCGGGCGCAACGACGGTGCCGGCGCATCTGTTGTATGACATCGTGCGGAAGCTGCCGGATGGTTCGGAAGTGGCGCTTGCCACCAATGCCGAAGGGACTGCCATGACGGTGCAGTCCGGCCGCTCGAAATTCTCGCTGCAGTGCCTGCCGCAATCGGATTTCCCGGACCTGACCGCCGGCGTCTTCACCCACACATTCCGCATGAAGGCGACCGACCTCAAGATGCTGATCGATCGCACACAGTTTGCGATCTCGACAGAGGAAACCCGTTATTATCTGAACGGCATCTATATCCACACGATCGAAAGCAAAGGCCAGCTGAAGCTGCGTGCCGTCGCGACTGACGGCCACCGCCTTGCCCGCGCCGATCTCGAAGCGCCCTCCGGTTCGGAGGGCATGCCGGGCATCATCATCCCGCGCAAGACCGTCAGTGAATTGCAGAAGCTCGTCGATAATCCCGATGTCGTCGTCACCGTCGAAGTCTCCGACGCCAAGATACGCCTGACCATCGGTTCGATCATCATGACTTCCAAGCTGATCGACGGCACCTTCCCGGATTACCAGCGTGTGATCCCGGCCAACAACGACCGCGAGTTGAAGATCGACTGCCAGTCCTTTGCGCAGGCTGTCGATCGTGTCTCGACGATTTCCTCGGAACGGGGCCGTGCTGTCAAGCTTGCTCTCTCCGACGGGCAATTGACCCTGACGGTCAACAATCCGGATTCGGGCAGCGCAACGGAAGAGCTTGCCGTCGGCTACGATAGCGATCCGCTGGAAATCGGCTTCAATGCAAAATATCTGCTCGATATCACCGCCCAACTTTCGGGCTCCGAGGCCGTCTTCATGCTGGCCGATGCCGGCTCGCCGACACTGGTGCGCGACATGGCAGGCGATGACGCGCTCTACGTTCTGATGCCGATGCGGGTCTAG
- the pmtA gene encoding phospholipid N-methyltransferase PmtA, with product MNFRLKERFGKKFDEEIRFFRGWKSNMKAVGAIVPTSGITARRMASVINPDSGLPVLELGPGTGVITKAILQTGIEPKKLVSVEYSTDFFQHLVRTYPGVDFVNGDAFDLDKTLGPDRQKQFDCVISAVPLLNFPMHARVSLIQNLLARIPVGRPVMQISYGPLSPVVAMPDRYQISHFDFVVRNIPPAQLWVYRKAH from the coding sequence ATGAATTTTCGTCTGAAAGAGCGGTTCGGCAAGAAGTTTGATGAGGAAATCCGTTTCTTTAGGGGCTGGAAAAGCAATATGAAGGCTGTCGGTGCCATTGTACCGACCTCCGGGATCACTGCCCGCCGCATGGCCAGTGTCATCAATCCGGATTCGGGACTGCCTGTTCTGGAACTCGGACCCGGCACCGGCGTCATCACCAAAGCGATCCTCCAGACAGGCATCGAGCCGAAGAAGCTGGTTTCCGTCGAGTATTCCACCGATTTTTTCCAGCATCTCGTCAGGACCTACCCAGGCGTCGATTTCGTCAATGGCGATGCCTTCGATCTCGACAAGACGCTCGGTCCCGACAGGCAAAAGCAGTTCGACTGCGTTATTTCCGCTGTTCCGCTGCTCAACTTTCCCATGCATGCCAGGGTCTCGCTGATCCAAAATCTCCTGGCCCGGATTCCCGTCGGCCGGCCCGTGATGCAAATTTCCTATGGCCCTCTGTCGCCCGTCGTCGCCATGCCGGACCGCTACCAGATTTCCCATTTCGATTTCGTTGTACGCAACATCCCGCCTGCGCAATTGTGGGTTTATCGCAAGGCGCATTGA
- the pyrF gene encoding orotidine-5'-phosphate decarboxylase, which yields MTATARDRLIVGLDVPTTGEAEAIVKTLGDDVLLYKIGYQLVFAGGLELARDLAADGKKVFLDMKLLDIDNTVAKGVENIVRMGMSMLTLHAYPKAMKAAVEAAQGSGLCLLGVTVLTSMDATDVAEAGYQHDPHALVLRRAEQARLAGMGGIVCSAEESSAARKILGPDMAIVTPGIRPAGSAKGDQKRVMTPADALSAGSSHLVVGRPIVEAAAPREAALAILQEMSGALKSQA from the coding sequence ATGACTGCGACCGCACGCGACCGGCTGATCGTTGGCCTTGATGTCCCGACCACCGGCGAGGCGGAGGCGATCGTCAAAACACTTGGGGACGACGTGCTGCTCTACAAGATCGGCTATCAGCTGGTCTTTGCCGGCGGGCTGGAACTCGCCCGCGATCTGGCAGCCGACGGCAAGAAGGTCTTTCTCGACATGAAGCTGCTCGATATCGACAACACGGTCGCCAAGGGCGTCGAGAACATCGTCAGGATGGGAATGTCGATGCTCACACTCCATGCCTACCCGAAAGCCATGAAAGCGGCAGTCGAGGCGGCACAGGGTTCCGGCCTGTGTCTCCTGGGCGTTACGGTGCTGACGTCGATGGATGCCACGGATGTCGCGGAGGCCGGCTACCAGCATGATCCGCATGCGCTTGTGCTTCGCAGGGCGGAACAGGCGCGCCTGGCGGGGATGGGCGGCATTGTCTGCTCGGCCGAGGAATCATCGGCCGCCCGCAAAATCCTTGGTCCTGACATGGCGATCGTCACGCCCGGCATACGTCCGGCGGGCAGTGCCAAGGGAGACCAGAAACGCGTCATGACACCTGCGGATGCTTTGTCGGCCGGGTCCAGTCATCTCGTCGTCGGTCGCCCCATCGTCGAAGCGGCCGCGCCGAGAGAGGCAGCACTTGCCATCCTGCAAGAGATGAGCGGCGCGTTGAAATCACAAGCGTGA
- a CDS encoding DUF1330 domain-containing protein, with protein MSKGYWIARVDVRDAERYKDYVAAAKPAFERYGARFLARGGAFKRLEGEARDRNVVIEFPSLEAAVDCYNSPEYQLAAAIRQEVASAEIVVVEGV; from the coding sequence ATGAGCAAGGGATACTGGATCGCGCGCGTCGATGTTCGTGATGCCGAGCGGTACAAGGACTATGTCGCCGCCGCCAAGCCGGCCTTCGAAAGGTATGGCGCGCGGTTTCTGGCCCGCGGCGGTGCTTTCAAGCGTCTTGAGGGCGAGGCCCGGGACCGCAACGTGGTCATCGAGTTTCCATCGCTTGAGGCGGCGGTGGACTGTTACAATTCGCCTGAATATCAGCTTGCCGCGGCAATCCGTCAGGAGGTGGCAAGCGCCGAGATAGTCGTGGTCGAGGGCGTCTGA
- a CDS encoding complex I NDUFA9 subunit family protein, whose protein sequence is MTLSNLPQLVTVFGGSGFVGRHVVRALARRGYNIRVAVRRPDLAGFLQPLGNVGQISFVQANLRYRQSVDAAVEGADHVVNCVGILFEAGRNTFDSVQDFGARAIAEAARSAGATLTHVSAIGADASGQSVYAKSKGRAENAILEIKPDAIILRPSIVFGPEDGFFNKFAEMARFSPALPLVGGGNTAFQPVYVADVAEAIAKSVDGKVPRGRIYELGGPDVLTFKNCLEILLKTIDRKRALVPLPFGVASMIGSVASLVPFIAPPLTPDQVILLKSDNVVSAVAKAEGRTLEAFGIEPASVEAILPSYVVRYRPKGQYTRSGSAA, encoded by the coding sequence ATGACCTTGTCCAATCTTCCCCAGCTCGTCACCGTTTTCGGCGGGTCAGGATTTGTCGGTCGTCATGTGGTGCGGGCTCTGGCCAGGCGCGGTTATAATATTCGCGTCGCGGTGCGTCGTCCGGATCTCGCCGGCTTCTTGCAGCCGCTTGGCAATGTTGGGCAGATTTCCTTCGTTCAGGCCAACCTGCGCTACCGTCAGTCGGTGGATGCCGCTGTTGAAGGCGCCGATCACGTCGTCAACTGCGTCGGTATCCTCTTCGAAGCCGGGCGGAACACCTTCGATTCGGTGCAGGATTTCGGCGCACGCGCCATTGCCGAAGCAGCCCGTAGCGCCGGTGCGACATTGACGCATGTTTCCGCAATCGGCGCCGACGCCAGTGGCCAATCGGTCTATGCCAAATCAAAGGGTCGGGCGGAAAACGCAATCCTGGAGATCAAGCCGGACGCCATCATCTTGCGTCCCTCGATCGTCTTCGGGCCAGAGGATGGCTTCTTCAACAAATTCGCCGAGATGGCCCGCTTTTCGCCGGCCTTGCCGCTGGTCGGCGGCGGCAATACGGCTTTTCAGCCTGTCTATGTCGCCGATGTCGCCGAGGCGATTGCCAAATCCGTGGATGGCAAGGTTCCCAGAGGCAGGATCTACGAACTGGGTGGCCCGGATGTGCTGACATTCAAGAACTGCCTCGAAATCCTGTTGAAGACCATCGATCGGAAACGTGCGCTGGTGCCGTTGCCTTTTGGTGTCGCATCCATGATCGGCTCGGTCGCGTCTCTGGTGCCCTTCATTGCGCCGCCTTTGACGCCGGATCAGGTTATTCTGCTCAAAAGCGACAATGTCGTTTCCGCTGTTGCGAAAGCAGAGGGCCGGACCCTGGAAGCGTTCGGCATCGAGCCTGCGTCGGTCGAGGCCATCCTGCCGTCGTATGTGGTGCGCTATCGCCCCAAGGGGCAGTATACCCGCTCCGGCAGTGCGGCCTGA